Proteins from one Mesotoga infera genomic window:
- a CDS encoding EpsG family protein, translating to MAVYYVLIASLTFFTIFDLVSSRLSKKYLVILVLIAFVLIQAFRSVEVGIDTRSYIKIFTIAKFGNLSTLSAITNFESGFLLFIKIISLFTENTQVFLGVLSVCILATIIYIIYKYSKMPMLSLFLFFAMGFYGFTFSGIRQSLAIALCFASYGFIRSRRPVLFVLLMILAASIHYSALVFLIAYPLSRLGIKKRHFLLVITVFLIIFLGRGFVFSVIQMTITRRYTSAIYYEASDSYSLLLVMLLLFMFTMFIGRSSTENLESNTLRNFLLIAVFIQLFASLSPVAMRAGYYFWWFSVLLIPEVIVNQPTRRERHILLVVILIFGFMYFQFLYSSGMLNTSPYKAFW from the coding sequence ATGGCAGTATACTATGTTTTAATCGCCTCTTTAACATTCTTTACGATTTTTGATTTGGTATCCAGCAGATTATCAAAAAAGTACTTGGTAATACTCGTACTGATTGCTTTTGTACTAATCCAAGCGTTTAGAAGTGTAGAAGTTGGTATAGATACGAGATCGTACATCAAGATATTCACTATAGCCAAGTTTGGTAACTTGTCTACGCTAAGTGCAATTACTAACTTCGAGAGCGGTTTCCTGCTGTTTATCAAGATAATTTCTCTGTTCACAGAAAACACGCAAGTATTTCTGGGAGTTCTTTCAGTCTGTATATTAGCTACTATTATCTATATCATCTATAAATACTCCAAAATGCCTATGTTGTCACTATTTCTCTTTTTCGCAATGGGTTTCTATGGTTTCACATTTTCTGGAATTCGTCAGTCTTTAGCAATTGCTTTGTGTTTTGCTTCATACGGCTTCATAAGAAGCAGGCGCCCAGTGTTATTTGTACTTCTAATGATCCTTGCTGCTTCAATCCACTATTCCGCACTTGTTTTCTTGATCGCGTATCCTCTTAGTCGGCTGGGCATCAAGAAGCGTCATTTCCTGCTAGTAATCACAGTTTTTCTTATTATATTTCTTGGAAGAGGATTCGTTTTCTCGGTAATCCAAATGACGATTACACGTAGATATACATCTGCAATTTACTATGAAGCATCTGATTCATACAGTTTGTTGCTTGTTATGCTTTTGCTTTTCATGTTTACTATGTTTATCGGGAGGAGCAGTACTGAGAATCTGGAAAGTAATACTTTAAGAAATTTTCTGCTTATAGCAGTCTTCATACAGTTGTTTGCATCTCTATCTCCAGTAGCAATGAGAGCAGGATATTACTTCTGGTGGTTCAGTGTTCTTCTCATTCCGGAAGTAATAGTCAATCAACCTACAAGAAGAGAAAGGCACATCCTTTTAGTGGTAATTCTGATTTTCGGATTTATGTATTTTCAATTCCTTTATTCTTCTGGAATGCTTAACACCTCGCCTTATAAAGCTTTCTGGTAG
- a CDS encoding glycosyltransferase, whose product MRVLQLNVVYRRGSTGMIVHWIHDGLKRYGHDSIVCYGRKRVSKEENVFKISSEFEAKFHALLTRLTGRMYLYSFFSTRKAISLIKFLKPDIVHVHCLNGWFINIHKLFDFLKEGNIRTVLTLHAEFMFTGNCGHSYDCDKWRTGCGKCPNLKEATTSLILDRTAEEWQRMKQSLSGFEKLAIIAVSEWLAKRARLSPIFEELPVTVIWNGVDTDVFRPVATERLKKLHKIDDQKVILHVTPAFSNPSKGGQYVLELARRLDSKLYKFIIVGYNLRKGNLPANVIPVMHTSNLLELSEYYSLADLTLLTSKRETFSLVTAESLCCGTPVVGFRAGGPEEIAMKDYSEFVNYDDIDSLEVVIKTWSRRSSYRSDISHSASALYSKRRMVDKYLETYRRLLESSL is encoded by the coding sequence ATGCGTGTTCTGCAACTGAATGTTGTATATAGAAGAGGAAGTACTGGAATGATAGTCCATTGGATTCATGACGGACTAAAGAGATACGGCCATGACTCTATTGTATGTTACGGAAGGAAGAGAGTCTCAAAGGAAGAAAACGTATTCAAGATATCTTCTGAATTTGAGGCGAAATTTCACGCACTGTTGACTAGACTAACTGGAAGAATGTATTTGTACTCGTTTTTCTCAACCAGAAAAGCCATTAGCCTAATTAAGTTTCTTAAGCCTGACATTGTTCATGTGCATTGCCTAAATGGATGGTTTATTAACATTCATAAGCTCTTTGATTTCTTGAAAGAAGGCAATATCAGAACCGTTCTGACACTTCATGCAGAATTCATGTTTACAGGAAACTGTGGACATTCTTATGATTGCGACAAGTGGAGGACAGGCTGTGGAAAATGCCCAAATCTCAAAGAAGCCACTACCTCATTAATTCTAGACAGGACAGCTGAGGAATGGCAGAGAATGAAGCAGTCACTATCAGGCTTTGAAAAGCTTGCCATTATTGCGGTGTCAGAATGGCTAGCGAAAAGAGCAAGGTTGTCGCCAATTTTTGAGGAATTGCCAGTCACTGTTATTTGGAATGGGGTAGATACCGATGTATTTCGTCCCGTGGCGACAGAAAGATTAAAGAAACTGCACAAAATTGATGATCAGAAAGTTATCCTGCATGTTACGCCAGCATTTTCAAATCCTTCAAAAGGAGGCCAATATGTATTAGAATTAGCCAGGAGGCTTGATAGTAAACTGTACAAGTTCATAATAGTCGGATACAATCTAAGAAAAGGTAATTTACCAGCCAACGTCATACCAGTAATGCACACTTCGAACCTGTTGGAGCTCAGTGAATACTATTCGCTTGCTGATCTAACTCTATTAACGAGCAAGCGTGAAACGTTTTCTTTAGTCACTGCTGAATCTTTGTGTTGCGGTACGCCCGTTGTAGGTTTCAGGGCTGGTGGCCCCGAAGAGATCGCTATGAAAGACTATAGTGAATTTGTAAATTACGATGATATAGATAGTTTAGAAGTCGTGATAAAAACTTGGTCGAGAAGATCTAGTTATAGAAGCGATATTTCGCATAGTGCGTCGGCTCTTTATTCTAAGAGAAGAATGGTAGACAAATATCTAGAAACCTACAGAAGACTACTCGAATCTTCTCTTTGA
- a CDS encoding polysaccharide pyruvyl transferase family protein has translation MARIGIITFHYSNNYGGVLQAVALQKTLEQLGFEAEIIDFVPLNYAATGIFKRLGISKRTLLNSIRRFEFASILRKMKIARTHSKEITAKVNSFRERETRLSKRVDENSLSSILRDYDAIVVGSDQVWNPSQRKKPYYFLDFGKDFEGRKISYAADSTTSEVSNEELETIKRALDDFYAISVRNEHSKEFVRKVTGSEAEIVADPTVLFDFSYLLKTHKNPEKYILTYVLGKEISGSHIKVIEEIRSVYGKLPVYSIKIPTMNFEFSDFADKTFYNLDPVQWLEMLKNAAFVYTDSFHGTLFSLKFHKPFLAYYSEKMRSTRLLDLGHRLGIQDFVVNSVSEMHEKRSIHLKPDFSRIEQLFETQKITSIDFLEKALEGLK, from the coding sequence ATGGCTAGGATTGGGATAATCACTTTCCATTACTCGAATAACTACGGTGGGGTTCTACAAGCGGTCGCATTGCAGAAGACCCTTGAACAACTAGGATTTGAAGCCGAAATAATAGACTTTGTACCTCTAAACTATGCTGCAACAGGAATTTTCAAGAGACTTGGGATAAGCAAAAGAACGCTACTGAACTCCATAAGAAGATTCGAGTTTGCTTCAATTCTCAGGAAAATGAAAATAGCGAGAACACATAGCAAAGAAATAACTGCAAAGGTGAACAGTTTTAGAGAGAGGGAAACTAGACTCAGCAAACGTGTTGATGAAAACTCTCTTAGTTCAATTCTAAGAGATTATGACGCAATTGTTGTCGGCAGTGACCAGGTTTGGAATCCCAGCCAAAGGAAGAAACCATACTACTTTCTGGATTTTGGAAAAGACTTTGAGGGTAGGAAGATTAGCTATGCTGCAGATTCTACGACAAGTGAAGTAAGTAATGAAGAACTGGAAACCATAAAGAGAGCTTTAGATGACTTCTATGCGATCTCGGTTAGAAACGAACATAGCAAGGAATTTGTGAGGAAAGTAACCGGTTCAGAGGCCGAAATCGTGGCTGATCCCACAGTTCTATTTGATTTTTCCTATCTCTTGAAAACTCATAAGAATCCTGAGAAGTATATTTTAACTTATGTTCTTGGAAAGGAAATATCTGGATCTCACATTAAGGTGATCGAAGAAATCAGAAGTGTATACGGGAAGCTACCAGTATACTCAATAAAGATTCCTACAATGAATTTCGAGTTTTCAGATTTCGCAGACAAGACATTCTATAATCTTGATCCCGTTCAGTGGCTGGAGATGCTTAAAAATGCGGCCTTTGTTTATACTGATTCTTTTCATGGAACATTATTCTCTCTCAAGTTTCATAAACCCTTTCTTGCGTATTACTCTGAGAAAATGAGATCAACCCGACTTCTCGATCTAGGACACAGACTTGGGATACAGGACTTTGTTGTTAACAGTGTTAGCGAAATGCACGAGAAGCGCAGCATTCATCTCAAACCAGATTTCAGTAGAATAGAACAGCTGTTTGAGACGCAGAAAATTACTTCGATAGACTTTCTAGAAAAAGCTTTGGAAGGACTAAAGTGA
- a CDS encoding lipopolysaccharide biosynthesis protein, which yields MNSNYRTLGKNTMIFALGTFGSKAIVFLMLPVFTRVLTQADYGKIDIITTSISLLLPLVTLNIVEAVFRFTLDKGTMEQKQAIFSSALTIGTAGFLFLLLFIPVFIHFGVSGSLLAAFLILFYLDIIHGVTKVLVRAEQKLKLFAMSDIIHTAVFASMGILLVAILRLGVIGYLLSQIIAVTVSTVVLFLFGSVGKYVIVSAVRVMQIKEMARYSLPLVPNALAWWIMSASDRYMLAFFLGFSSTGIYAVAHKFPMLLSILNTVFYQAWQISSIDQYNSPERQTFYSNTFRILYTFMFLGTILFSIVLKPFVTLMTGTGFQESWRFVPFLILGTVFHSFSQFFGVGYLAAKKTGGAFRTSGIGAAANIGVNLLLIPIIGIQAASISTAIAFFVMWIARLIETRKYFTVTINWTRLSLGITLVVVSLMMAYFGITGTVIQSICLLSFLILEKRTLKAMLKKLLTVLTGKRRRKDLR from the coding sequence GTGAATAGTAATTACAGAACGCTAGGCAAAAATACCATGATTTTCGCTCTAGGAACATTCGGTTCGAAAGCAATTGTTTTCCTAATGCTCCCCGTCTTTACTCGTGTTCTGACACAGGCAGATTATGGAAAAATTGACATCATAACAACCTCAATCTCTCTTTTGCTTCCTCTTGTTACTCTCAATATCGTCGAGGCAGTATTTCGCTTCACTCTGGACAAGGGAACTATGGAACAAAAGCAGGCTATTTTTAGTTCGGCATTGACTATCGGAACAGCAGGATTTCTGTTTCTCCTTCTTTTCATTCCTGTCTTCATTCATTTCGGAGTTTCCGGTTCTCTTCTAGCTGCCTTCCTGATTTTGTTCTATCTTGATATAATCCACGGAGTGACAAAGGTTCTTGTCAGGGCAGAACAGAAACTTAAACTATTTGCCATGAGCGATATTATCCACACGGCAGTGTTCGCTTCAATGGGTATACTTCTTGTAGCTATTCTCAGGTTGGGAGTAATTGGGTATTTGCTTTCTCAAATAATCGCGGTGACTGTATCTACGGTAGTTCTTTTTTTGTTTGGATCGGTTGGCAAGTATGTGATAGTGTCCGCCGTAAGGGTTATGCAAATTAAGGAGATGGCAAGATACTCGCTCCCTCTTGTACCGAATGCTCTTGCATGGTGGATAATGAGTGCATCTGATAGATACATGCTGGCTTTCTTCTTAGGTTTCTCTTCTACGGGGATATACGCAGTTGCTCACAAGTTTCCTATGCTTCTGTCGATACTAAATACGGTGTTTTACCAGGCATGGCAAATCTCTTCTATAGATCAGTACAATAGCCCCGAGAGACAAACGTTCTATTCGAATACCTTCAGGATACTCTACACATTCATGTTCCTCGGGACTATCCTTTTCTCTATAGTCCTCAAACCCTTTGTTACTCTCATGACTGGAACGGGCTTTCAAGAATCCTGGAGATTCGTTCCTTTTCTAATTCTCGGTACTGTTTTTCATTCTTTCTCTCAGTTCTTTGGTGTAGGTTATCTTGCCGCAAAAAAGACAGGTGGAGCTTTCAGGACATCGGGTATCGGAGCTGCAGCGAATATCGGTGTCAATCTTCTCTTGATTCCGATAATTGGTATTCAAGCTGCCTCAATTTCAACTGCAATAGCGTTTTTTGTAATGTGGATTGCTCGGTTGATTGAGACAAGAAAATACTTCACAGTTACGATAAACTGGACGAGATTGTCTCTAGGTATTACTCTAGTAGTTGTGTCTCTTATGATGGCGTATTTCGGCATTACAGGTACTGTTATTCAGTCGATTTGTCTGCTTTCATTTTTGATACTGGAAAAGAGAACACTGAAAGCAATGCTGAAAAAACTACTGACAGTTCTTACAGGAAAACGCAGGAGGAAGGACTTGAGGTGA
- a CDS encoding Coenzyme F420 hydrogenase/dehydrogenase, beta subunit C-terminal domain has protein sequence MNARGMYEPDFASSESEINNVCPFFSDRSETEIAKTIFAATKGIRENEFIGFYLSTYAGYVAEDSFREGGSSGGFGTWVLSRFLSENLVDGVIHVKPSSGKGVLFEYGISNSIEDLKKGAKSRYYPVEFSGVLREVRKSQKKYAFVGVPCFVKAARLLCENDDEIADRILFFVGLVCGHLKSKRFADMLAWQKGIKPDELRAIDFRQKFSSGPASNYGIEIRGEKDRKAEILAERASSFYGYNWGYGFFKPRACDFCDDVVSETADVSIGDAWLPEYVDDSKGTNVVVVRNPVIQELVDSGIKSGALRLDSIPPEKIIESQEGGFRHRRDLLAYRLVLAEEQGEWYPRKRVEPKKDGIDERYKKITVLRMQLAEKSHSAFEKALKADDFEVFKTEMKPLLLEYDRLYRKSFASRVLSKAKRVLKKRKIRKIRDRLHFLV, from the coding sequence TTGAACGCCAGAGGAATGTATGAGCCCGATTTCGCGTCATCAGAAAGCGAGATTAACAACGTCTGTCCTTTCTTCAGTGATCGCAGTGAGACAGAGATCGCGAAGACCATATTTGCAGCAACCAAGGGTATCAGAGAAAATGAATTTATCGGCTTCTATTTGTCCACTTACGCAGGTTATGTTGCTGAGGATTCCTTTAGAGAAGGAGGGAGTTCCGGCGGCTTTGGAACATGGGTACTTTCTAGGTTTCTGAGCGAGAATCTGGTTGACGGCGTAATCCATGTCAAACCTTCTTCTGGAAAGGGTGTTCTGTTTGAATACGGCATTTCGAATAGTATTGAAGACCTGAAGAAAGGAGCCAAGTCACGATATTACCCTGTTGAGTTCTCTGGAGTTCTCAGGGAAGTAAGAAAAAGTCAGAAGAAGTATGCTTTCGTTGGGGTTCCGTGCTTTGTGAAAGCAGCGCGTCTTCTTTGTGAGAATGATGATGAAATTGCAGACAGAATACTATTCTTTGTTGGTTTGGTTTGTGGCCATTTGAAATCGAAACGATTTGCGGATATGCTAGCATGGCAAAAAGGTATAAAGCCTGATGAACTTCGCGCTATAGATTTCAGACAGAAATTTTCATCGGGTCCTGCCAGCAATTACGGTATAGAGATTAGAGGAGAAAAGGACAGAAAAGCCGAAATTTTGGCTGAAAGAGCGAGCAGCTTCTATGGATATAATTGGGGCTATGGTTTCTTCAAGCCCAGAGCATGCGATTTCTGTGATGATGTAGTGAGCGAAACAGCGGACGTTTCAATAGGTGATGCTTGGCTTCCTGAATATGTAGACGACAGCAAGGGCACAAATGTTGTTGTAGTACGAAATCCGGTTATTCAAGAGCTAGTTGACTCCGGTATTAAGAGTGGAGCGCTCAGGCTCGATTCGATACCGCCAGAGAAGATAATTGAATCACAAGAGGGAGGCTTCAGGCATAGAAGGGATCTTTTGGCTTATAGACTCGTTTTAGCTGAGGAACAAGGCGAGTGGTATCCAAGAAAGCGAGTAGAACCGAAGAAGGATGGTATTGATGAAAGATATAAGAAGATAACTGTTCTCAGAATGCAATTGGCAGAGAAATCGCATTCTGCATTCGAAAAGGCATTGAAAGCGGATGATTTCGAAGTATTCAAAACCGAGATGAAACCGCTACTTCTGGAATATGACAGACTATACAGAAAATCATTTGCTTCAAGAGTACTCTCAAAAGCGAAGCGTGTTTTGAAGAAACGAAAAATTAGAAAAATTAGGGACAGACTCCATTTTTTGGTATAA
- a CDS encoding transposase gives MPRRARVVFEGVVHHITQRGNYRQNVFEDDSDKRKYVEFIREYSEKYGMKIYAYCLMSNHVHFIAAPVKEDSLAMTFKYANMRYSSYFNRKNRRSGHLWQGRFYSCPLHFEHALEALRYVERNPVRARMVELPWEYEWSSAREHVRFNAEIETATKGEGNDLSSQTSVTSYRSIQLCSLKDLDLNWNVEGWREYLGFPDEDDFLIRIRGNTFSGKPLFAEELVAGLEKELGVPLSRKPRGRPRKE, from the coding sequence ATGCCCAGGAGAGCAAGGGTTGTCTTTGAGGGTGTGGTTCATCATATCACCCAGAGAGGCAATTACAGGCAGAATGTCTTTGAAGATGATTCCGATAAAAGGAAGTATGTCGAGTTCATAAGGGAGTATTCAGAGAAGTACGGAATGAAGATCTACGCTTATTGCCTTATGAGCAATCATGTTCACTTCATAGCCGCTCCCGTTAAGGAAGATTCGCTCGCGATGACTTTCAAATACGCTAATATGAGGTATTCTAGCTACTTCAACAGGAAGAACAGGAGATCGGGTCATCTATGGCAGGGAAGGTTTTATTCATGCCCTTTGCATTTTGAACATGCCCTGGAGGCTTTGAGGTATGTTGAGAGGAATCCAGTGAGGGCTAGGATGGTAGAGCTTCCCTGGGAGTATGAATGGTCGAGCGCTAGGGAGCATGTGAGATTTAATGCGGAGATAGAAACTGCCACTAAAGGCGAGGGAAATGATTTATCTTCTCAGACTTCAGTTACTTCTTATAGGAGCATTCAGCTTTGCTCGCTGAAGGATCTGGATCTTAACTGGAATGTGGAAGGCTGGAGAGAGTATCTCGGTTTCCCCGATGAAGATGATTTTCTCATCAGAATCAGGGGAAATACGTTTTCTGGAAAGCCGTTGTTTGCCGAGGAACTTGTGGCCGGTCTTGAGAAGGAGCTCGGGGTTCCACTTAGCAGGAAGCCGAGGGGGAGACCGAGGAAGGAGTAG
- a CDS encoding four helix bundle protein, translating to MFGNFRNLALWKSSMNLTTEIYKLTKLFPDHERFGLVSQMQRAAVSIPSNIAEGFGRESTKDLIRFLYTSRGSLMELSTQLEISINLGYISSDSSKPIIDNANEVNRLLNGLIYSLKSQLKKSSKSK from the coding sequence ATGTTTGGCAATTTCAGGAATCTTGCGTTGTGGAAATCTTCGATGAATCTGACCACAGAAATCTATAAACTCACAAAACTCTTTCCCGATCATGAGCGTTTCGGTCTTGTTTCGCAAATGCAGAGAGCTGCCGTTTCTATTCCTTCAAATATCGCTGAAGGCTTTGGAAGAGAGTCCACGAAAGATTTGATAAGGTTTCTTTACACTTCTAGAGGTTCTCTTATGGAGCTTTCCACACAGCTTGAAATCAGTATCAATCTGGGTTATATCTCGAGCGATTCCAGCAAGCCGATTATTGATAATGCCAATGAAGTCAACAGGCTCCTGAATGGATTGATTTATTCTCTGAAATCTCAGCTAAAAAAATCTTCCAAATCTAAGTAA
- a CDS encoding DUF2922 domain-containing protein: MRVLNMRWYNASAETGKSKGFNLKEPKEGLTTETVQSVMNNLITLKVIPATHAVDYAAVVDTQKNELFNLL, from the coding sequence ATGAGAGTCTTGAACATGAGATGGTACAACGCGAGCGCTGAAACAGGCAAATCGAAGGGCTTCAACCTCAAAGAACCGAAAGAGGGGCTCACCACGGAGACCGTACAGAGCGTTATGAACAACCTCATAACCCTCAAAGTCATACCCGCCACTCACGCCGTAGATTACGCCGCCGTGGTGGACACCCAGAAAAACGAACTCTTCAACCTCTTGTGA
- a CDS encoding DUF1659 domain-containing protein — protein MGLGATANVIGTEKSLVIVWDTGVLEGDKPVLSRQTLKVDSAITPQEAYDAAYNIASLTDYTISNIYLVTQEILSPID, from the coding sequence ATGGGACTTGGAGCAACGGCAAACGTGATAGGAACCGAGAAATCCCTGGTGATCGTGTGGGACACCGGTGTGCTGGAGGGAGACAAACCCGTGCTGTCGAGGCAGACCCTGAAGGTCGATTCGGCCATCACGCCGCAGGAGGCGTACGACGCCGCCTACAACATAGCCAGCCTCACAGACTACACCATAAGCAACATCTACCTGGTCACGCAGGAAATACTCTCACCCATCGACTGA
- a CDS encoding helix-turn-helix transcriptional regulator: MDLFLDERLRNRFTQKQLADAIGKTQQYISAIEKGKIVPPFREADRLARYMGVPVERIFNCYVRVSKLPTFRDLMYLYSEGYDIGAYEVEEV, encoded by the coding sequence ATGGATCTATTTCTGGATGAGAGGTTGAGAAACCGTTTCACTCAGAAGCAGCTGGCAGACGCGATAGGAAAGACGCAGCAGTACATTTCTGCCATCGAGAAAGGGAAGATAGTCCCGCCGTTCAGGGAGGCGGACAGATTGGCCAGGTACATGGGAGTCCCGGTGGAGAGGATCTTCAACTGTTATGTGAGAGTTTCGAAGCTGCCGACTTTCAGGGATCTCATGTATCTGTACAGCGAAGGGTACGATATAGGAGCCTATGAGGTGGAGGAAGTGTGA